The Apodemus sylvaticus chromosome 4, mApoSyl1.1, whole genome shotgun sequence nucleotide sequence aggtgtggcccagattagaggTGAGTTTTCCTGGTGCATATGATCTGAAGTTTTGTCTTCCCAACTCAAGATCTCAAGTGttgtgtcttcctacctcaaagttCTGGAATAGAAGggaatctttcttcttcaaatcGAGCAATAATCCCTCCCTTACAAATGTGCCCtccaaaagaggaacactcctccactgctggtggggttgcaaattggtacaaccactgtggaaatcagtctggcagttcctctgaaaactgggtacctcatttccagaagatcctgctataccactcctgggcatatacccagaagattccccaccatgtaataagtatgcatgtttcactatgttcatagcagccctatttataattaccagaagctggaaagaatccaggtatccatcaacagaagagtggatgcaaaaaaatgtggtgtatatatacacaatggagtactattcagccattagaaacaatgaattcatgaaattcttaggcaaacggatggagctggagaacgtcatactaagtgaggtaacccagactcaaaagatgaatcatggtatgcactcactaataagtggatattaacctagaaaactggaataccaaaaacataatccatacatcaaatgaggtacaagaagaacggaggaatggccccttgttctggaaagactcagtgaagcagtatagggcaaaaccagaacagtgaagtgggaagggttgggtgggaaaacagggggagggaagggggctgatgggagtttcagggagtgggggtctagaaaaggggaaatcatttgaaatgtaaataaaaaatatatcgaataaaaaaataaaatatttaaaaaaagaaaataaaagcgcttcctataaaaaaaacaaaaaaccaaaaaaaaaaaaaaacaaaaaacaaaaaaccaaaaagaaaaaaaaaaaaaaacaaatgtgccctccatttttgtctttagttagttccagatatagtcaagtttacAAGTAAGAATATTTATCACAAGTCCAATCCTTGTCAACTCAGCACACAATCATACCTCCTTACATCAtgattaatttatatataaaacaatagccATGTATTAATGTTTAAACATCACATAACTATCCCACATATAATCACAAATCCCATCCCACAAATAaattacaaattataaatttAGAATAGGTGGCAATGCCACTTGACAGacattcttttagtatctcaaaGTTAATCATAATAGCCATTGATATTCTCAACATTGATTTTATATCCCCAtgataaagaaattgaggaaagatAACACAAATATCTGTATAaatgtattcttaacaaaatatgaCATAAACACCCATATCAACTATAATCCTTATTTCTTTAACTGGCCTTGAGGCTTCAGCTGCTATTTATAACTATCTTCTACTGCCTATTCTGCTTTGCCCCCTCCATCAGGAAACACCTCAGTAGGTCTTGGTTCTTTGCCTGGAGGAGTCACCCATACCTTTATTTCTTAAGTGCCTGTGTCCTTTGCCATCCTGCCTCAATTCAGTATTTGTGGTTTTCCATTGACTTTATTAACAGTACACAGAAGCATCAAGAAATGCTCTaaaggatctcctgcactccagataTAATTtttcttacctccattgtggagaagcAATCTGGATCAGTCATTTCTCCTATTGCTGTTattcctttctcagtctgttAGCTTAAAGCATTAGAAACCCAAAGTGGTCAGGGGAGATGTCTGAATTTCTGGTTCAATGGAAGTCTGCTGTCTCTCCTGGCAGGAGTGaccccccctctggaaccaaaagtTACAGGCCAGCAGAACTTAAGGTAGTGGGAACAGGAAGCAAACATTTCCGTTGTCACTAGGGAgaatagtgagtggaactattcccttttctactccttgattcctggacccatggactCTGACTATGGGAGAAACTATTCTATATATTGGAGGCTGAttaaaagcatatactgccttctggaGAACCCCAGCACAGCCCTCCAGGCTGCTGACACCTAATTGATGCCATCATTGTGTCTTCAAAACACCATTTCATATTTCTATCTGCACAGctgtttcagaataaagaggaGCAAGGTAAGACCAGTGGATTCCACATACATGAAGTGAGTTTCTTGGACAAAACCAATAATGTATAGAATGCTACAATGTTGGACAAGGGCATCTGTAAGTTCATTGATGatagttttggcagaagcattgcattcaggaaaggcaaatccattaCTAGAATAAGTATTTACTGCTTTAAGGACAAAGTTGTACTTTCCATGGAGGAAGTGGTTAAATACAGTCAACCTACTAACAGGTCACTGGCTGGTTATCCTGGTCAATTCTGCTATATTTGCAGATTAGTGTTTGTCTCTGCCATTGGTAGATCTGGCACTCAGCAGGAGCTGTGGCCAAGTCAGGCTTGGTGAATGGAAGcctatgtattatctatgtgtctGCTACCATGGCCATTTTTCTCATGGGCCCATTGGGCAATGCCAGGAATAGCTGAGGAAAGAGGTTGACTCTCCATAGAATAATTCATTCTATATACTTTATTACTGAATTTCTCCTCTGCTGAAGTTGCCTTTTGATGAGCACTTACATGGGGCAGAAGAATGTTCACATCCTTTTCCCATTTAGAAAGACCTATTCACATACTTCTCCCCCAGATATCATTCTCACCAAGTATTCATTCATGTTCTTACTAAGTCCCTGACCCTCTAGTCAATCTATGGACTAAAGTCCATGAATCAGTGAACAGCTGCAGATCTGGCTGCTTCTCCTAACAAACAAAATGTGTGACCATCTATATTACTCAAAGTTCTGTCCACTGTGAAGATTtccttttgctgtttttttttttttagggtgggCACAGAAATGGATTTCAATGTTGCATTTGTCCACTTAGGGTGGTACCTGCATAATATCAGAACCATCAGTAAACCAGATCCTAGTCTTCCCTTCTTAGTCAATAATAAGGAATTGTATGGAATAGTAAGGAATACTCCATGAGTCTATGGGTACATACTTGGGAGCAAACAACATTATAACAAGAGTAGAAACCTTAGGCATTTgggcaacttcttcatgtaacttgcttgtgtgacaaccaagaatagccattagAGTAATATTGTTATTGCCATTGAAATCAAGTTGGTACCCTGGTTAAGGAGTTTGGACTTGATTACAGAAGTTTCATGTTGTAATTTGAACCCAAGTCACTCCAATTGCAAAGTCTAACTGGTATTTCACCCTTCCTTTTTATAGAACtatcaatttcatttttaatttccatATCCTTTTCATTGAACATTCTGTGCTTGAATGAAatgttatacaaataaaaatctggGTAGCTGTTCATTGggaaatatgcatacatatacatagccTCCTGTTTCTTCACAATAAAGGTTAAATGGTAGTCAGAGGAGTTGTGCTTTCCGATGACTCCTGTCACCCTGTAGACAATTGGCAGCAGGAGAGCAGCAGCTGCCACACTCTTCAGATATCTCTCTATTTAAAGTTCAAAGAGGCACAGGATAACAATAAGGAAGAAAGACTCGTGGCCCAACTAAGCCACCGGACAATAGAAATAATGGCTGAGAAAGGTAAGCTGTAAGGTTTAGAGGTTTCTTGGCAAAAACAGCTTTCAGActagtctattttattttttagcattTTGACCCTGAAGAATGTAGAATCTCTGTTATAGAACTATTAGCTACTTATTCTGGTGTGgttgcaaaaaaaaaacattaaatacgCAGTTTTGGACCATGTCTCTAAGatgaataattttgaaatgatCAGTGAAACATAATAATTTCATACATGCTTTCTTGTAAAAGTAAATTGTAAACTGTTATTTCTCAGTATTGAACTAGCTCTGAGATCTTGGGAGTTGTTGGCCTAGAAACAAGAACGGTTGATTGCTGTGTCAGGTCTGCAGGATGGCCgtgtgagtttggagaggctCTCTCACTACTCTGAGTCTATATTATGACTGCCAAATGAGAATATTGAGCATCATCATTTCTGATATGCTCTATctgaattactttttctaattcTTAAAccttatttcatatttatatgctTATATAAAATAACTGATTCCAATATGACAAAATTGACAGACTGAATATATCTTTGCCTGAGAATCAGTTTTAAAATACATGCATGGAAATCTTAGCTTTCAATTCTGACAACAATCTTGTGAGACATACATATATTACTAGCCCCGTTTTCTAGCTAAGGAAATGGATATTGTGAGGGTTAGTATGTGTCCACAGTCACTAGGGAGTGGTGGCTCCAGGTCTTGGGCCTGGGCACTGTTGCTCCACAATGCAGTGTCCCTAAGAGTAATTCCAGTGGTAGCCAGTTTGGTAAGCTTGGAACTGGACAAACAGTAAAGCATTTTGTAAAAGCTCTTGCATTTAAAGAgaagttttgttgttatttgtgcCATTGATGCAAGCTATCTGGGAAGTACATTGGGTTTTATGTATTCCCATTTCCAAATGATGCTTTACTTGtggtagaaagaaaaatattcgtGTTAAAAAGATGACCAAAGCAGTTGTACTTGGTTAAAATGCACAGACTGTTACATTGTTTTAAAATGCATAACAAATAAAGGAATATTTACTTTTCAATCTCAATGACATgcaaattttattaaaacatgtgttataaaattttattaaaacacaCATGCATTAAACATTTATACTTAATTGGAATGCTTATGCATTTTCAAGTTCTTTGAAATTGACAGAAGTACTGCATCACTTAcatgaataattaaaaagaatactGTCATGCACTTTCACACTAATGGTATCTTAATTCACAAAAAAATTCTTTCTCCCAAATGAGACTAAAGTATGTCTCATAATGTTTGCTTTATCCTTAAAGCAACAGCGCATAGCAGGTAAGGAGGAGGAGGTTTTTCCCTTCAGTGGATTGTGCTTTATTCCAGGTCCCAATTCAGAGATGCAAGGGAAGCCTGTTTTGTCAGATAAGAGAGACTTcaacattttatgaaaaacattGAATCTATTAAAAGTCATTTAAACTTCAGAAAGTTGGCTATTATGAAAGTATCTTCTAATTTTAGAAGTACCGCATCTCCCGGTGACTTTATTATAGCAATGACAACCCTTCACATTTGAAGTGATGGGAATTGTAATGGGATTGCACTTGCTAAGAACACCCATTCTCTTTCTTAGCTAATGGCATAGGAACTCATTGTGCTCTTCAATTAAGAGTATGTCTTAGTCTGTAACATGAAGTCATTAATTCTATAAGATGTCTTTTGGTGatgcttttcaattttttttttggtggggtatatgcatgcatgtttacTGAGTGAACAAGACTGAGATACAGTGAGCATTATGGAAACCTATGATATAAATTTATAGGCTGGATACAAGCAGGAGACACAAGAAGAATTATGCAAGTGTCTTTCCTGTGTGTTGGATACAATAATTTGCCCATATAGCCAAGCTCAGTGCTGGTGGTAATAgtaattaacttaaaaaaaatatttttttctggtggTGATTATGTAAGTAATGATGTTTACTTTTTCCTGTGAAGTTCAAGATTAAAATCAGTTATTGAGATCAAGGATAATTTCCAAAACAATCTAATCTTTTATGTTATAAGTAATTCAGTTTAGTAGGAACTACCTCACAGTTATATTGGATTGCTGCTATGTAAACAGCTGCTAGGCCCACCACTGAACAAACTCATGAGTATTTTCTGTATACACTAAACACAGGCACAGTGGTTCAAGTTTACAAAGCTTTGTACACATTGTATCATTTGACTATGGAAgcaaccaggacagagaaactgtGACTTACATCACCCAGTTGGATGCTTCAAGTTCAAAATATTACAAGGTCATGGAACATAAAAGGGTGACCCTTGGTTTGAACCCAAATTTCTGTTTCAAATATCCAGGGTTTATAATTCAGTTGCAGACTGccttctgaagaaaaaaagacGAAAACACTTATGTGTGATCCCAGCCATCGCATGCTGTCCCTTAGCTCCACCAGAGACCTTTCATTGTTTTGCTTTATGAAGTTCAATGTCAAAAAGCATCTAGTGACTCTGTTTCCATTGCTTCTAAGCAGAGTCCGCATCACCACGCCTCATGGTTCCCATTCTTCTCCTGGTTGGATGGATTGTAGGCTGCATCATAGTTATCTACATTGTCTTCTTCTAGAAAAGTAAGTGTTTTAATAATGAATGTTTGTTTATGGCTTAATTGTTCTTGAATTGATCTTTCACTGTTTTACTAATGAAATGTTTTGTCATTTAGGCAAGAAGACGTCAAACTGACACCatttagaagaataaaaaaaaaaaaaaccaggaacaTGACTGATTATTAAAGGTGTCTTGTATTAAATAGCTGTAGTATTTCCTATCCTTTTGAAACTCGAATTTTTTATATAAGAATACCTTAAGAATTTGCGCGAAATTAcggataagaaaatgaaaatcatatAAGCTAAAGAGATGGGTCGGCAGTTTAGAGCATAGTCTGCTCTTATAGAGACCCTAGGCTCAATTCCTAGTGCCCATGTGGCAGCTTGGCAcaatgtctgtaactctagttccaaggaatCCAACGAACTCTTCCAGCCTTCTTGGACACCAGGCAAGCAAGTGATGCaaagacatatatgcagacagaaaacatgtaaaataaaataataataataaacatttaagatgccagacaagaaaaggaagagtTTAACCAATGCACATGCAACTAAACATTTACCACATAGCCAGACAGTGGAAGCtaaatatttttgtgtgtcttttgTATTATGGTCTTTCATTTATAGGATAATATAAGCATTTtataaccaaaaaagaaaaatcaattacTTCTCAAATTGAAGACAAACCAAAATAACCTAATAAGtgttctagt carries:
- the Strit1 gene encoding sarcoplasmic/endoplasmic reticulum calcium ATPase regulator DWORF isoform X2, whose product is MAEKESASPRLMVPILLLVGWIVGCIIVIYIVFF
- the Strit1 gene encoding sarcoplasmic/endoplasmic reticulum calcium ATPase regulator DWORF isoform X1 yields the protein MAEKAESASPRLMVPILLLVGWIVGCIIVIYIVFF